The DNA region TTCTCCAAGAAGCCGATCTTCGGCTATCTCGGCATGGCCTATGCGATGGTGGCGATCGGCGTGATCGGCTTCGTGGTCTGGGCCCATCACATGTTCACGGCCGGGCTGTCGCTCGACACGCAGCGCTACTTCACGGCCGCCACCATGGTGATCGCGGTGCCGACCGGGGTGAAGATCTTCTCCTGGATCGCCACGATGTGGGGCGGCTCGATCCGCCTCGGCGCGCCGATGCTGTGGGCGATCGGCTTCCTGTTCCTGTTCACGGTCGGCGGCGTGACGGGTGTCGTGCTCGCCAATGCCGGCGTCGATCACGAGCTGCACAACACCTATTACGTGGTGGCCCATTTCCACTACGTGCTGTCGCTCGGCGCCGTGTTCGGCATCCTGTGCGGCTGGTACTACTGGTTCCCAAAGATGACCGGCTATGTGATCCCCGAATGGATCGGCAAGACGCATTTCTGGATCGCCTTCATCGGCTCGAACGTGACCTTCTTCCCGATGCATTTCCTTGGGCTGGCCGGAATGCCGCGCCATTATTTCGACTATCCGGACGCCTATGCGCCTTGGCACTTCATCGCCTCTTGCGGCTCCTACATCTTCGCGGCCGGCATGATCTTCTTCATCTGGGCCAATATCTACTGCTATTTCGTGCGCAAGGAGCCGGCCAGCAACAACCCATGGGGGCCGAGCGCGACCACGCTCGAATGGACCTTGTCGTCGCCGCCGCCCTTCCACCAATACGAGGTGCTGCCCCGCATCACGGGCGGCGATCACTAAGACGAGCGGGCGGTGGGCAAGCTCTGCCGCGCCGGCCGAAGTAAGGACCATGGACGAGACACGACACATCATGCGCGAGCTGCTCGAAGGGGGAGTGCGATGAGCCTCGCCAGCGAGCCTCACCTCACGAGCGCGCGGGCCGGCATCTCGCTGGCCTCGCCGGGCGATTACTTCGCCCTGCTCAAGCCGCGCGTCATGTCGCTCGTCGTCTTCACGGCGCTGACCGGGTTGATGCTCGCGCCCTCCCATCCACATCCGGTGATCGGCTTCATCTCGATCCTCGCCATCGCGGTCGGAGCGGGCGCGGCCGGCTGTCTCAACATGTGGTGGGACGCCGATATCGACATCCTGATGAGCCGCACCCGCAACCGCCCCATCCCGGCCGGCCGCGTCAAGCCCAAGGAGGCGCTGGGCTTCGGCCTCGTGATGTCGGCAGGCTCGGTGATCGTGCTCGGCCTTGCGGCGAACTGGCTCGCCGCCGCGCTGCTCGCCTTCACCATCTTCTTCTACATCGTGGTCTATTCGATGTGGCTGAAGCGCTCGACGCCGCAGAACATCGTGATCGGAGGAGCCGCGGGCGCCTTGCCGCCGATGATCGGCTTCGCGGCCGCAACCGGCACCGTAACGCTGGAATCGGCCCTGCTCTTCGCCATCATCTTCTTGTGGACGCCCCCGCATAGCTGGGCGCTCGCCTTGTTCCGCTCGGACGATTATGCGCGCGCCAAGGTGCCGATGCTGCCGGTCGTGGCCGGACGGGACGCCACACGCACCCAGATCCTCGCCTACACGCTGGTGCTGGTGCCGGTCGGGCTGCTCCCGGCGCTGCTTGGCTTCGCCGGCCCCGCCTATGGGCTCGCTGCCCTGCTCACCGGAGCCGGCATGATCTTCCTCGCCTTCAAGCTCTACCGCCAGCGCGACGACCAGGCGGCGGACACGAAGGCGACCGGCAGGAAAGCGACCTGTACGAAAGCGACTTGCACGAAAGCGACAGATTTGGCAGCCAAGAAGCTGTTCGCCTTCTCGATCCTTTATCTGACCATCTTGTTCGGCGTGCTGCTCGCCGAGCGCGTCGTGGCCCTCATCCTGTCGCAGGTGGCGGCGTGACGGGCGAGATCAAGGACGGTGTGGTCTTGAGCGCCGAGGAGAAGCGCCGTCGCCGTCAGCGCTCGGTGGCCCTGGCGCTCGTGCTCGGTGCGGTCGTGCTGCTGTTCTACGCCATCACCATCGTCAAACAGGGCGCGGCGCTGAACGCGCTGCATTCATGACGATCATGGGCGGCGACACCCCCTCCCCGAATCGGCAAGCGCCGGTCTCGCGCGGCTCGCGCCGCACCGCCGTGGTGGCGGCGCTGGTTCCGGCCCTCATGCTCGGCGCCTCCTTCGCGGCGGTGCCCGCTTACCGCATCTTCTGCCAGGCGACCGGCTTTGCCGGCACCCCGCTCATCGCCACCCAGGCGCCAACCCACAGCCTCGGCCAGATGATGGTGGTGCGCTTCGATGCCAATGTGGCGCCGGGCCTCGCCTGGAACTTCGCGCCCGAGGCCCCCTTCGTGCATCTGCGTCTCGGCGAGACGAAGACGGTCGAGTTCCGCGTCACCAATGACAGCGACCGGCCGGCCGCTGCGGTCGCTGCCTTCAACATCCAGCCCGATCTCGCGGCCCAGTATTTCAACAAGCTGAGTTGCTTCTGTTTCGACGAGACCGTGCTGAAGCCGCATGAGACGCGCGACCTGCCTGTCGTTTTCTTCGTCGATCCGGCGCTTGCCAAGGACAAGGACATCAGGTCATTGACCTCGCTCACCTTGTCCTACACATTTTTTGCGTCCAAGACCGGCAAGTCGCAAATAACCACACCCCAAGCCGCGACCGCTTCCGAGACGCGCGTCAACTAGCCTGCAGACGAGAGAGAGCCATGGCCGACGCCCACGCCAAACACCACGACTATCACCTCGTCGATCCGAGCCCCTGGCCGCTGGTCGGCGCGGTCTCGGTCTTCTTCGGCGCCGCGGGCGCCATCATGTGGATGAAGAGCCTCACCATCGGCGGCCTGCATTGCGGCCCCTATATCGCGGGTGCGGCGCTGATCGGCATCTTCTACACGATGGTCGCCTGGTGGTCGGACGTGATCCACGAGGCGCAAGATCTGCATCTGCATACGCGCGTCGTGCAACTG from Rhizobiales bacterium GAS188 includes:
- a CDS encoding protoheme IX farnesyltransferase, with amino-acid sequence MSLASEPHLTSARAGISLASPGDYFALLKPRVMSLVVFTALTGLMLAPSHPHPVIGFISILAIAVGAGAAGCLNMWWDADIDILMSRTRNRPIPAGRVKPKEALGFGLVMSAGSVIVLGLAANWLAAALLAFTIFFYIVVYSMWLKRSTPQNIVIGGAAGALPPMIGFAAATGTVTLESALLFAIIFLWTPPHSWALALFRSDDYARAKVPMLPVVAGRDATRTQILAYTLVLVPVGLLPALLGFAGPAYGLAALLTGAGMIFLAFKLYRQRDDQAADTKATGRKATCTKATCTKATDLAAKKLFAFSILYLTILFGVLLAERVVALILSQVAA
- a CDS encoding cytochrome c oxidase assembly protein subunit 11 codes for the protein MTIMGGDTPSPNRQAPVSRGSRRTAVVAALVPALMLGASFAAVPAYRIFCQATGFAGTPLIATQAPTHSLGQMMVVRFDANVAPGLAWNFAPEAPFVHLRLGETKTVEFRVTNDSDRPAAAVAAFNIQPDLAAQYFNKLSCFCFDETVLKPHETRDLPVVFFVDPALAKDKDIRSLTSLTLSYTFFASKTGKSQITTPQAATASETRVN